In the Pseudanabaena sp. PCC 7367 genome, one interval contains:
- a CDS encoding molybdenum cofactor guanylyltransferase, translating into MPSHQGSSNLAVLILAGGQSKRMGTDKALLVWQGQPLLQRVATVAATCSEFIYILTPRARIETYQQAIANPNLTNNPQPIEPVEPYQYQWIAESQSGQGPVVALVQGMQAIANHKPQIEWLLVLACDLPLLNFEILKGWIKDLAAIAPSYLAYVPKLGDRWEPLCGFYRVGAEESLSSFLVAGGKSFQKWLDRVEVEAIDLDITHNQEAIEMLHNCNNPEDLC; encoded by the coding sequence ATGCCAAGCCATCAAGGTAGCTCTAATCTGGCGGTGCTGATTTTGGCTGGCGGCCAGAGCAAGCGGATGGGTACAGATAAGGCTTTACTTGTGTGGCAGGGACAACCGCTCTTGCAGCGGGTAGCGACTGTAGCAGCTACTTGCAGTGAGTTTATTTATATTCTTACGCCCCGAGCGCGGATTGAAACTTATCAACAAGCGATCGCTAACCCAAACCTTACTAACAATCCCCAACCGATCGAGCCAGTAGAACCATATCAATATCAATGGATAGCGGAATCACAATCGGGACAGGGCCCAGTTGTTGCCCTGGTGCAGGGAATGCAAGCAATCGCAAATCATAAGCCACAAATTGAATGGCTCTTAGTCCTAGCCTGCGATTTACCTCTGCTCAATTTTGAGATTCTGAAAGGTTGGATTAAGGATTTAGCAGCGATCGCGCCCTCTTACTTAGCATACGTTCCCAAGCTGGGCGATCGGTGGGAGCCTCTGTGTGGGTTCTATCGAGTTGGCGCGGAGGAATCCTTGAGCAGTTTTTTGGTGGCCGGAGGTAAGTCTTTTCAAAAATGGCTGGATCGGGTTGAGGTAGAGGCGATCGATCTGGATATTACTCACAACCAGGAAGCGATTGAAATGCTACACAACTGTAACAATCCTGAGGATCTCTGTTAG
- the ntrB gene encoding nitrate ABC transporter permease: protein MTSAVTPTTAKRKRPFKIGKLVANIAFPLIGFAAVLFIWSILAKLTQDSISKLPDPIQTFQDSIPYMQNFFSTKNGDEGIFFLTLYSLGRVAVGFTISTIIAVPLGFLIGTNRVAAKIASPLIQLGKPISPLAWLPVGLTIFAAFGEGSFIPYAAAVFVIVVTSIWSTLINTALGAQSIPNDYWNVARVLNLSRWMIIKDIMIPSTLPYIFTGMRLSLGTAWLVIVAAEMLTGGTGIGFFVWDVYNTGEISLVIFSLIIIGIVGLFLDQAIAQIEKIVVGRWKPNVGKA from the coding sequence ATGACAAGTGCAGTTACCCCCACAACGGCTAAGCGCAAACGACCATTTAAGATCGGCAAACTAGTTGCTAATATTGCATTCCCTTTGATCGGTTTTGCGGCCGTATTGTTTATCTGGAGCATATTAGCGAAGTTGACCCAGGACAGTATTAGTAAGCTGCCCGATCCGATCCAAACCTTCCAGGATAGCATTCCCTACATGCAGAACTTCTTCTCCACTAAAAATGGCGATGAGGGAATCTTCTTCCTCACCCTTTATAGTTTGGGGCGAGTTGCGGTTGGGTTTACGATCTCCACCATCATTGCTGTTCCCCTTGGTTTTTTGATCGGTACAAATAGAGTTGCTGCCAAAATCGCCAGCCCGCTGATTCAATTGGGTAAGCCGATCTCACCTTTGGCCTGGTTGCCAGTTGGCTTAACCATCTTTGCCGCCTTTGGTGAAGGTTCATTTATTCCCTATGCGGCAGCCGTATTTGTAATTGTTGTTACGTCGATCTGGTCAACTTTAATCAATACAGCCCTTGGTGCCCAGAGTATTCCCAATGACTATTGGAATGTAGCTAGGGTGCTGAACTTGAGCCGATGGATGATTATTAAAGATATTATGATTCCTTCTACTCTGCCCTACATCTTTACTGGTATGCGTTTGAGTCTGGGTACAGCGTGGCTGGTAATTGTAGCGGCGGAAATGCTCACTGGTGGTACTGGTATTGGCTTCTTTGTCTGGGATGTTTACAATACTGGCGAAATCAGTTTGGTAATTTTCTCATTGATTATCATTGGTATCGTTGGTTTGTTCCTTGACCAAGCGATCGCCCAAATCGAAAAAATTGTGGTCGGTCGTTGGAAGCCAAATGTTGGTAAAGCCTAG
- a CDS encoding TIGR04255 family protein: MAFNYQYVDCKSRKLPSHIAWKSPPLQEALLEIRFEPVNDYAIYAGGMALGLKEDFPISEKLAMAEFPGLPPGIVMHRFFNEEKSLLFQTGNDILSVNSTNYKGFNLFVESIRNVLTNARKFVSSSKINRLGLRYINNLSKSTNPLSTLNVNLPFEHIDINRSKEILFRQVSQEDNEIILSVNVSSSEPTRKLILDIDAFHFPDNIDWDIDLIVGWIDTAHEAIYANFEKLVSPEEKEIRK, from the coding sequence GTGGCATTCAACTATCAATATGTAGATTGTAAATCAAGAAAATTGCCTAGTCATATTGCCTGGAAAAGTCCTCCATTGCAGGAAGCATTGTTGGAAATACGTTTTGAGCCCGTAAATGATTACGCTATTTACGCTGGAGGAATGGCTTTGGGATTAAAAGAAGATTTCCCCATCTCGGAGAAGCTCGCCATGGCGGAATTTCCTGGTCTTCCTCCAGGAATCGTTATGCATAGATTTTTTAACGAAGAAAAAAGTTTACTCTTCCAAACAGGAAACGATATTCTAAGTGTTAATTCAACAAATTATAAAGGATTTAACTTATTTGTTGAAAGTATCAGGAATGTTTTGACAAATGCTAGGAAATTTGTATCTTCAAGCAAAATTAACAGACTTGGCCTCCGATACATTAATAATCTATCGAAATCTACTAATCCACTATCGACTCTAAATGTAAATTTGCCGTTTGAGCATATAGACATAAATCGCAGCAAAGAGATTCTTTTCAGGCAAGTATCCCAAGAAGACAATGAAATTATTCTTTCGGTTAATGTCTCTTCTTCTGAACCAACAAGAAAACTTATACTAGATATAGACGCATTTCACTTCCCAGATAATATAGATTGGGATATTGACTTGATTGTAGGTTGGATTGATACAGCACATGAAGCTATTTATGCAAACTTTGAAAAGTTAGTTTCCCCAGAAGAAAAGGAGATAAGGAAATGA
- a CDS encoding S9 family peptidase, with protein MSARSAQEAPYGSWKSPITADLLVSQTNGFGQMALSCHKSPVNVYWLEARPAEAGRNVLVQWDSANQQIVDITPAPFNVRTRVHEYGGGAYLVADSTIYFVNFSDQRIYKQEIGDRIGEPQPLTPENSDFRYADMCLDRDRQRLICVREDHSGDGEAVNTIVSINCHDGSDIKILVKGADFYSNPTLKPDGSQLAWLSWQHPNMPWDGTQLSIADFQTDHTLANPQLVAGSNTESIFQPQWSPDGVLFFVSDRNDWWNLYRYSNNQVEAIWPTTAEFGLPQWVFGMSTYAFISSTKLVCSYTQQGRWHLATFNLSKNVMQDLQVDYTSMGSLHAIGENVAFIGGQPTEFSAIVHLNLTTNQDQELKTSSKVAIDNGYLSIPQEIEFPTENNQTAFAFFYAPVNKDFQAPATEKPPLIVRSHGGPTAATSNALSLKIQYWTSRGFAVLDVNYGGSTGYGRKYRQRLNGKWGIVDIDDCINGAKYLADRQLVDPERMAIVGGSSGGYTTLAALTFRDVFKAGAVYYGVSDLEILAKETHKFESRYLDSIVGAYPEQKAIYEARSPIHHVDQLACPVIFFQGAEDKITPPNQTEMMVTAIKQKGIPVAYVLYEGEQHGFRQAANIKRTLEAELYFYSQVFGFPLAEEIEPVAIENL; from the coding sequence ATGTCTGCAAGATCTGCTCAGGAAGCCCCCTATGGAAGCTGGAAATCCCCAATCACTGCTGATCTGTTAGTCTCCCAAACCAATGGCTTTGGCCAGATGGCTCTGAGTTGCCATAAATCGCCAGTTAATGTGTATTGGCTAGAAGCAAGACCAGCAGAAGCAGGCAGAAATGTGCTTGTGCAGTGGGATAGTGCCAATCAGCAAATAGTTGACATTACCCCAGCCCCATTTAATGTGCGCACCAGAGTACATGAATATGGCGGTGGAGCATATTTGGTGGCAGATAGCACGATTTATTTTGTTAACTTTAGCGATCAACGTATTTATAAGCAGGAAATTGGCGATCGCATTGGCGAGCCGCAACCCCTCACCCCAGAGAACAGTGATTTTCGTTATGCCGATATGTGCCTCGACCGCGATCGGCAACGGTTAATTTGTGTGCGGGAAGACCACAGCGGCGATGGGGAAGCAGTTAATACGATCGTTAGCATTAATTGCCACGATGGCAGTGATATTAAGATCCTGGTTAAGGGCGCAGATTTTTATTCAAATCCCACCCTCAAGCCGGATGGCAGCCAACTAGCCTGGTTGAGCTGGCAGCACCCCAATATGCCCTGGGATGGCACCCAACTATCGATCGCAGATTTTCAGACCGATCATACCCTGGCCAATCCGCAGTTAGTTGCAGGTAGTAATACTGAATCAATTTTTCAGCCCCAATGGTCGCCCGATGGTGTGTTATTTTTTGTCAGCGATCGTAACGATTGGTGGAATTTATATCGCTACAGCAATAATCAAGTCGAAGCAATCTGGCCGACTACCGCTGAGTTTGGCCTGCCGCAGTGGGTATTTGGCATGTCCACCTATGCTTTTATCTCCAGCACCAAATTAGTTTGCAGCTATACCCAACAGGGACGCTGGCATCTGGCGACCTTTAATCTGAGCAAAAATGTAATGCAGGATTTACAGGTTGATTACACCAGTATGGGCTCACTCCATGCGATCGGCGAGAATGTCGCATTCATAGGTGGTCAGCCGACTGAGTTTAGTGCGATCGTGCATTTGAACTTGACCACGAACCAGGATCAAGAACTCAAAACCTCTAGCAAGGTGGCGATCGATAATGGCTATCTTTCCATACCGCAGGAAATTGAATTTCCCACTGAAAATAATCAAACTGCCTTTGCCTTCTTCTATGCTCCAGTAAATAAAGATTTTCAGGCTCCCGCTACCGAAAAACCACCGCTGATCGTACGCAGTCATGGCGGCCCCACTGCTGCTACTTCAAATGCCCTCAGCCTCAAGATCCAATATTGGACTAGCCGTGGGTTTGCGGTGTTGGATGTTAACTATGGTGGTAGCACTGGCTATGGCCGTAAATATCGGCAACGCTTGAATGGTAAGTGGGGCATTGTGGATATTGATGATTGTATTAATGGCGCTAAGTATTTAGCCGATCGCCAACTGGTTGATCCTGAGCGCATGGCGATCGTGGGTGGTAGCTCAGGTGGCTATACTACCCTGGCAGCGCTAACGTTCCGGGATGTGTTTAAGGCCGGGGCGGTTTACTATGGTGTGAGCGATCTGGAAATTTTGGCCAAGGAAACCCACAAGTTTGAATCGCGTTACCTGGATAGTATTGTGGGTGCATATCCAGAGCAAAAGGCAATCTATGAGGCGCGATCGCCAATTCACCATGTAGATCAGCTTGCCTGTCCAGTGATCTTCTTCCAAGGCGCTGAGGATAAAATTACGCCGCCCAATCAAACGGAAATGATGGTGACAGCAATTAAGCAAAAGGGCATCCCGGTGGCCTATGTGCTATACGAGGGCGAACAACATGGCTTCCGGCAGGCAGCGAATATTAAACGTACCCTGGAAGCAGAACTTTATTTTTATTCCCAGGTGTTTGGCTTCCCGTTGGCGGAGGAAATTGAGCCGGTGGCGATCGAGAATCTCTAG
- a CDS encoding LysR family transcriptional regulator, whose product MRIEQLQAFLAVAEMGGFQQAAKKCGVTQSTISRQIQGLEASLGLPLLHRTAQAKLTIGGERLLPYARKICKSWDVAAEEISELLDGKQQELCIAAIHSVCTHYLPPALKQFCKSYPVVQLRVTALGSDRALKVLKDGLLDVAIVMQNRFLTNSSEMVMQPLFEEPIEVLLATDHPLARHRHSVTWAELAKYPHVVFKDGYGMQRLVQDQFAQRGLDLRMALELNAPDAFRGVIRQGEMVAILPRSDLLEAYQDPTLAVRKIETDPTTSNGQKTTLTRKIVMVTTSDRLQIPPIKFFFDLVCSTFTELRTLAHKSGELANATVNLDDLEANTKDLALLVN is encoded by the coding sequence ATGAGAATTGAACAGTTGCAAGCCTTTTTGGCTGTGGCTGAAATGGGCGGATTTCAACAAGCAGCTAAGAAGTGTGGCGTAACGCAGTCGACCATAAGTCGTCAAATTCAGGGACTAGAGGCAAGTCTTGGTCTACCTCTATTACATCGCACTGCCCAGGCAAAGCTGACCATTGGTGGTGAGCGTTTATTGCCCTATGCCCGCAAGATTTGTAAGAGTTGGGATGTGGCGGCTGAGGAAATCTCGGAGTTACTTGATGGCAAACAACAGGAATTGTGCATCGCCGCGATTCATTCGGTTTGCACCCATTATTTGCCACCAGCATTGAAGCAGTTTTGCAAAAGCTATCCTGTGGTACAGTTGCGGGTTACTGCCCTGGGCAGCGATCGCGCCCTGAAGGTGCTCAAAGATGGCCTGCTAGATGTGGCGATCGTAATGCAAAATCGTTTCCTTACCAACAGTTCTGAAATGGTGATGCAACCATTATTCGAGGAGCCGATCGAGGTTCTTTTGGCCACAGACCACCCCCTTGCCCGCCATCGTCATAGTGTGACTTGGGCAGAATTAGCCAAATATCCCCATGTAGTTTTTAAAGATGGCTATGGAATGCAACGCCTGGTGCAGGATCAATTTGCCCAGCGTGGTCTAGATTTACGGATGGCTTTGGAATTAAATGCACCCGATGCCTTTCGCGGTGTGATCAGGCAAGGAGAGATGGTGGCAATCTTACCTCGCTCAGATTTACTCGAAGCCTATCAAGACCCAACTTTAGCAGTGCGGAAAATTGAAACCGATCCAACTACCAGTAATGGCCAGAAAACTACCCTTACCCGCAAAATCGTGATGGTGACCACCAGCGATCGCCTGCAAATTCCACCGATTAAGTTCTTCTTTGATTTAGTATGTAGTACCTTTACGGAGCTGCGAACCCTAGCCCACAAATCAGGGGAGCTTGCCAATGCTACTGTTAATTTAGATGATCTAGAGGCAAATACCAAAGATTTAGCATTGCTAGTCAACTAA
- a CDS encoding anthranilate phosphoribosyltransferase family protein — protein MSKEFRELLRKVGSGTHTSKSLSRQEAAQAMRMMLLQEATPAQIGAFMIAHRIRRPTGLELAGMLDAYAELGPQLTPLELVDRDANDDRPVIVLGSPYDGRSRTAPISPCVALILAAAGCAVIMHGGDRMPTKEGLPLVDVWQMLGTNWHDLTLDHVQELLTEVGIGFVYLPKHFPLAQNLVPYREQIGKRPPIATLELIWSPYQGDAHIFTGFVHPPTEKMIRTAMALRGVKRFTTLKGLEGSCDLPCDRTAIIGIGENTFSQLPSDPADEELEQHLEQSFSRLNISPRDYGFTCHDIALTQLNDHPELMLAALADKSAHFQAVIVWNAGFYLWRCGVCPTIEAAIDKTKTMLQQGKIIAKLEQLQGAINSLRVGV, from the coding sequence ATGAGCAAGGAGTTTCGGGAGCTGCTGCGTAAGGTTGGCAGCGGAACCCACACCAGTAAGTCGTTGTCTCGCCAGGAAGCGGCGCAGGCAATGCGGATGATGCTGTTGCAAGAGGCAACTCCGGCTCAAATTGGCGCTTTTATGATCGCCCATCGGATCAGACGGCCAACCGGTCTCGAACTAGCTGGGATGTTGGATGCCTATGCTGAACTAGGCCCCCAACTAACACCATTAGAGCTAGTAGATCGAGATGCTAATGATGATCGCCCTGTGATTGTGTTGGGTTCGCCCTATGATGGCCGATCGCGCACTGCCCCAATCAGCCCATGTGTTGCTTTAATCTTGGCGGCGGCAGGTTGCGCCGTAATTATGCATGGTGGCGATCGGATGCCCACCAAGGAAGGTCTGCCTCTGGTTGATGTCTGGCAAATGTTGGGTACCAACTGGCACGATTTAACCCTGGATCATGTACAGGAACTCTTGACCGAAGTGGGAATTGGCTTTGTCTATTTGCCCAAGCATTTTCCCCTTGCTCAAAACTTAGTGCCTTACCGTGAACAGATTGGTAAACGCCCACCGATCGCTACGCTGGAGCTGATCTGGTCGCCCTATCAAGGAGATGCCCATATTTTTACTGGGTTTGTGCATCCACCCACCGAAAAGATGATCCGTACCGCGATGGCACTGCGGGGAGTGAAACGATTCACCACGCTCAAAGGCTTAGAAGGAAGCTGCGATCTCCCTTGCGATCGCACCGCCATAATTGGGATTGGCGAAAATACGTTTAGCCAGTTACCAAGTGATCCAGCAGATGAAGAATTGGAGCAACATCTAGAACAATCATTTAGCCGATTGAACATTTCACCAAGGGATTATGGTTTTACTTGCCATGATATTGCTCTGACACAATTGAACGATCACCCAGAATTGATGCTCGCAGCCTTGGCTGATAAATCTGCCCATTTTCAAGCAGTAATTGTTTGGAACGCAGGTTTTTATCTCTGGCGCTGTGGCGTTTGCCCCACCATTGAAGCGGCGATCGACAAAACAAAGACAATGCTGCAACAAGGTAAAATAATCGCTAAGCTAGAGCAATTGCAAGGGGCGATCAATTCGTTGCGAGTGGGTGTTTGA
- a CDS encoding CmpA/NrtA family ABC transporter substrate-binding protein, with amino-acid sequence MDRRNFIKYSSLAAAGFTFAACSPGSNETAPTSTDPGTSPAETAASDAVDFGSLEKTDLTIGIIPLTDCAPLVIAKEKGFFEKYGLNVEISKEASWATVRDGLIQGRLDASHALCGMPMLTELGPDKAPMRSLMMLDLNGNGMTLSKNAWDAGIRPSIEYGSFDEFGTAYREYINGFPEPPTFAMVFPSSMHNYNTRYWLSAMGIDPENDVKLIVIPPPQMVENMKAGTMDGYCVGEPWNQRAVFDGVGFTATVDRDVWNGHPEKVLGTMESWIEENPNTARAMVAAVIEACQYCDVMENRLEVVEIISGRPYVNAKVDYAKASMTGTYNYGGFDEVDRTTPIPDFNLFHHIDTEYLKKPDHANYPWTSHGVWLLTQMIRWNQIDMTEYPADADEIINRIYPYAIYEEVAGALGMDIPSDRMKIEPASVFIDGREFDPSDPVGYLNGFDIRASRPRFYAVR; translated from the coding sequence ATGGATCGCCGTAATTTCATTAAATATTCAAGTCTAGCCGCCGCTGGTTTTACCTTTGCAGCCTGTAGTCCTGGGAGTAATGAAACAGCTCCCACTAGTACCGATCCTGGTACCAGCCCTGCGGAAACTGCTGCCTCTGATGCAGTGGACTTTGGCTCCTTGGAAAAAACTGATCTAACGATCGGCATTATTCCGCTCACCGACTGCGCTCCACTGGTGATCGCCAAGGAAAAAGGCTTCTTCGAGAAATATGGCCTGAATGTGGAAATCAGCAAGGAAGCAAGCTGGGCCACGGTTAGGGATGGTTTGATCCAGGGTCGTCTGGATGCCTCCCATGCCCTGTGTGGGATGCCGATGCTAACAGAGCTAGGGCCAGATAAAGCACCGATGCGATCGCTGATGATGCTAGATCTAAACGGCAACGGCATGACCCTCTCCAAAAATGCCTGGGATGCAGGAATTCGCCCTTCGATCGAATACGGCAGCTTTGATGAATTTGGTACGGCCTACCGCGAATATATCAATGGTTTCCCAGAGCCACCCACCTTTGCGATGGTATTCCCCTCATCGATGCACAACTACAATACCCGCTACTGGCTCTCGGCCATGGGCATTGATCCAGAAAACGATGTGAAGCTGATTGTGATTCCACCGCCCCAGATGGTAGAGAACATGAAGGCGGGCACGATGGATGGCTATTGCGTGGGCGAACCCTGGAACCAGCGGGCAGTATTTGATGGCGTTGGCTTTACTGCTACCGTCGATCGAGACGTGTGGAATGGTCACCCGGAAAAAGTGCTGGGTACAATGGAAAGCTGGATTGAGGAAAACCCCAACACAGCAAGAGCAATGGTAGCCGCCGTGATTGAAGCCTGCCAGTATTGTGATGTGATGGAGAATCGCCTCGAAGTAGTGGAAATCATTTCCGGTCGCCCCTATGTAAATGCTAAGGTGGACTATGCCAAGGCATCCATGACTGGAACCTATAACTATGGCGGTTTTGATGAAGTCGATCGCACCACGCCGATCCCTGACTTCAACTTGTTCCATCACATTGACACCGAATATCTCAAAAAACCAGACCACGCCAACTATCCCTGGACTTCCCATGGTGTGTGGCTGCTGACCCAAATGATTCGCTGGAATCAGATCGACATGACGGAATATCCCGCCGATGCCGATGAAATCATCAATCGGATCTATCCCTATGCGATCTACGAAGAAGTAGCTGGTGCATTGGGTATGGATATTCCTAGCGATCGGATGAAGATTGAACCAGCTTCGGTCTTTATCGATGGCCGTGAGTTCGATCCTAGCGATCCAGTGGGCTACCTCAATGGCTTTGATATTAGAGCTAGTCGCCCTCGTTTTTATGCCGTCAGATAG
- a CDS encoding HEAT repeat domain-containing protein yields MLESAAKLIEAGERADQEEHVNTMLTALSKGDFQQRWELAKQIVKLGESVVLPLAALIEQTATSDPDLCWFAARILSEFDHPVAITSLVSLLHVNDEDLNAIAADALGKLGTSAIVALTQQLQDPKTRLLTVQAFACIQSAEVIAPLQTVVNDPQPMVRAMAIKALSNFPDRSIIPLLVAAITDPANMVRREAVIGMGLVAVRCKQKVEFGLVDYSLDQFANLLAPLLFDLSIDVAKQAAIALGRVGNDLAAQKLFQLVQAPQIPELLKIQAIRSLGWINSSQALAYLGELINLDSLDLLDSKQLCHEVISSIGRIDRPELIAATADILIAQLRANRPSTRQPVIQRQIALNLGLLGDQRALEPLIESLATSDLSTQLHIIRALKRLNPQLAHQRLLAIVEVQDTATALQAGVAIALREWPHK; encoded by the coding sequence ATGTTAGAGAGCGCCGCAAAGCTGATTGAGGCTGGGGAAAGGGCTGATCAAGAGGAGCATGTCAATACTATGCTCACAGCTTTGAGCAAGGGGGATTTCCAGCAACGCTGGGAGCTAGCCAAGCAAATCGTGAAGCTGGGGGAGTCAGTAGTTTTGCCTCTGGCTGCATTAATCGAGCAGACAGCCACGAGCGATCCCGATTTATGCTGGTTCGCGGCCAGAATTCTCAGTGAATTTGATCATCCAGTGGCAATCACTAGCCTGGTCAGTCTGCTCCATGTCAATGACGAGGATTTAAATGCGATCGCGGCTGATGCACTGGGCAAGCTGGGCACAAGTGCGATCGTGGCTTTAACCCAGCAGTTGCAAGACCCTAAAACTAGGCTGCTCACAGTTCAAGCATTTGCCTGTATTCAATCTGCCGAGGTGATCGCCCCGCTGCAAACCGTGGTTAATGATCCCCAGCCAATGGTTAGAGCTATGGCGATCAAAGCGCTGAGTAATTTCCCGGATCGATCGATCATACCGCTCCTGGTTGCGGCCATAACCGATCCAGCCAACATGGTCAGACGTGAGGCAGTGATCGGTATGGGTTTGGTTGCGGTCAGATGTAAGCAAAAAGTTGAATTTGGTCTGGTTGACTACTCCCTTGATCAATTTGCTAACTTACTTGCCCCCCTGCTATTTGATCTCAGCATTGATGTGGCCAAACAGGCGGCGATCGCTCTGGGTAGAGTTGGCAATGATCTGGCAGCACAAAAGTTGTTTCAATTGGTCCAAGCCCCACAAATACCAGAACTACTAAAAATCCAGGCGATCCGTTCGCTGGGGTGGATCAATTCAAGTCAGGCACTTGCTTACCTGGGAGAATTGATTAATTTAGACTCACTAGACTTATTAGACTCAAAACAACTATGCCATGAGGTGATCAGCAGTATTGGCCGCATCGATCGCCCAGAGTTGATTGCAGCTACCGCAGATATTCTAATCGCACAACTAAGGGCAAATCGTCCCAGCACCAGGCAGCCAGTAATCCAGCGCCAGATCGCCCTGAATCTGGGTCTGCTGGGCGATCAACGTGCCTTAGAACCTTTGATTGAATCCTTGGCCACAAGCGATCTTAGTACCCAACTGCACATAATTAGAGCGCTCAAACGGCTTAATCCCCAGCTTGCCCATCAGCGTCTCTTGGCTATTGTTGAAGTTCAAGATACAGCAACGGCACTCCAGGCTGGTGTAGCGATCGCCCTGCGTGAATGGCCACATAAGTAA
- a CDS encoding ferredoxin--nitrite reductase — translation MTNTATSAKMNKFERFKAEKDGLELIQELEQITQIGWEAMDETDRNHRLKWLGLFFRPVTPGKFMLRMRTPNGVITSGQMRTMAEVVQQYGDDGSADITTRQNLQLRGIRLEDIVDIFKRLDKVGLTSVQSGMDNVRNITGSPVAGLEASELIDTRGLVRKVQDMITNGGKGNPSFTNLPRKFNIAIGGCRDNSIHAEINDIAFIPAFKEGIEGAPIGFNVLVGGFFSAKRCAAAVPLNVWADPRDVVAICEAILVIYRDYGLRANRQKSRLMWLIDEWGIEKFRAEVEQYMGHSLVAAAPRDEIEWEKRDHIGIHAQKQPGLNYVGLHIPVGRLQADHMFELSRLAEVYGSGEMRLTVEQNVIIPDVPDSRLEALLTEPLLDQFSIDPTPLTRALVSCTGSQFCNFALVETKQRALAIAQELDQELELAKPIRIHWTGCPNSCGQPQVADIGLMGTKVRKDGKITEGVDIYMGGKVGKDAVLGERTMKGIACDDLKDVLKDLMKQHFNAQDKVV, via the coding sequence ATGACCAATACAGCCACCTCTGCCAAGATGAACAAATTTGAGAGGTTCAAAGCCGAGAAAGATGGCCTTGAATTGATTCAAGAATTAGAGCAAATCACCCAAATTGGCTGGGAAGCAATGGACGAGACCGATCGCAACCACCGCCTCAAGTGGTTGGGATTATTTTTCAGGCCGGTTACCCCCGGTAAGTTTATGTTACGGATGCGCACTCCCAATGGTGTGATTACCAGTGGACAAATGCGCACTATGGCTGAAGTGGTGCAACAGTATGGCGATGACGGCAGTGCTGATATTACCACCCGCCAAAATCTTCAACTGCGGGGGATTCGGCTTGAAGACATTGTTGATATTTTCAAGCGGCTTGATAAAGTTGGTCTTACTTCGGTGCAATCGGGTATGGACAATGTGCGTAACATCACTGGTTCGCCGGTGGCTGGGCTAGAAGCCAGTGAGTTGATTGATACTCGTGGCCTAGTGCGCAAAGTTCAAGACATGATCACCAATGGTGGCAAGGGCAATCCTTCCTTTACCAATTTGCCCCGTAAGTTCAATATTGCGATCGGTGGTTGTCGGGATAATTCGATCCATGCTGAGATCAATGATATTGCCTTTATCCCTGCGTTCAAAGAGGGGATTGAAGGTGCGCCGATCGGCTTTAATGTCTTGGTCGGTGGCTTTTTCTCCGCCAAGCGTTGTGCGGCAGCGGTGCCTTTAAATGTTTGGGCCGATCCCAGGGATGTGGTAGCAATCTGCGAGGCGATCCTGGTGATCTACCGTGATTATGGTTTACGTGCCAATCGCCAGAAATCACGACTAATGTGGTTGATTGATGAATGGGGAATTGAAAAGTTTCGCGCCGAAGTGGAACAATATATGGGGCATTCGCTCGTGGCCGCTGCTCCCAGAGACGAAATCGAATGGGAAAAGCGTGACCACATTGGTATTCATGCCCAAAAGCAACCGGGGCTTAACTACGTTGGCTTGCATATCCCCGTAGGACGACTCCAAGCCGATCATATGTTTGAGCTTTCTCGGCTGGCTGAGGTATATGGCAGTGGCGAAATGCGGCTCACGGTTGAGCAGAATGTAATTATTCCCGATGTACCTGATTCGCGCCTAGAGGCGTTGCTAACTGAGCCACTATTAGACCAGTTCTCGATCGACCCTACCCCCCTAACTAGAGCCCTGGTTTCTTGCACCGGCTCACAATTCTGTAACTTTGCTTTGGTGGAAACGAAACAACGTGCCCTGGCGATTGCCCAGGAGCTTGACCAAGAACTAGAACTAGCCAAACCAATCCGGATTCACTGGACTGGTTGCCCCAATTCCTGTGGCCAACCACAGGTGGCGGATATTGGCCTAATGGGAACGAAGGTGCGCAAAGATGGCAAGATAACCGAAGGGGTTGATATTTATATGGGTGGCAAGGTTGGTAAGGACGCTGTCTTGGGTGAACGAACAATGAAAGGGATCGCCTGCGATGATCTCAAGGATGTTTTAAAAGACTTGATGAAGCAACATTTTAATGCTCAGGATAAGGTGGTTTAA